In Mytilus trossulus isolate FHL-02 chromosome 6, PNRI_Mtr1.1.1.hap1, whole genome shotgun sequence, a single window of DNA contains:
- the LOC134722881 gene encoding uncharacterized protein LOC134722881, with protein MDSLSTVLNVVKQGDWAISLDLKDAYMHIPVFQKHRQYLRFCVKKQPLLTIFSSTVWSNISSSSFYQSSTGSSCTFTSTRHQTSSIPGRLVSSKSIISHVSPGSRDSVESSGKVGFHNQSKKILFNSNTENNIYRCIIPSGLRNGNANTRKSVEITKNSQSNELLKTCNSQRFFTSTWNYGFLHRDDFLCKTSYETNSNLFAESLAPHFSKSGTECSNYTISKISSDLVVRYSQHYKGQIFTTLGNSCDHNNRSRCFYIERLGWSHGFPDSPRDLVRYTENSTYQLSRVRSCTENNTTFSSSVEREKCTSAMRQLDCCTIHKQRGGHQINSALSKNLGFVETPNRTQNSDKSSTYSRQCECVSRSSITDKNKTHRVVSSGDCSSTNFCQVRQTNDRFVCVSGKSQSENILFMVSTPGSICNRCSVHTVGQCDRVCISSNLSSTESASTHETVQLPANSSSSSLAEETLVPRTAKNDIRLSHKNTSSKKSTTSTKNKNIPSKPRNIQSGCMAFINRIFKKRGFSKETRQLMSASWRTGTQEDYSSKFKKFCGWCSEREIDPYSASLRETADFLTSLYTSGLQYSTIGGYRSMLSSVLPPVEKIPVGQHPYIIRLLKGVFNSRPPRVKLLPELNLDKILEMLKKKPFEPMKKAELKFITWKTVFLIAITTFWRCSDIQALRLGDGNISVHSRGVYFIREGLSKQDRPGHFGAKIFVSAFEAEKLLDPKRALTYYLKSTDNFRGENRQDSKLFLAISNPHNKPISSQTISSWIVSTIQMAYNDKKKSVKAHSTRAIGPSWALYKGASMKNIMEAADWSRESTFTKFY; from the coding sequence ATGGACTCTCTATCAACAGTTTTGAATGTAGTAAAACAAGGGGATTGGGCAATATCTCTCGATCTAAAGGACGCATATATGCATATCCCTGTATTTCAAAAACACAGACAGTATCTGAGgttttgtgtaaaaaaacagCCCTTGCTTACAATTTTCAGCTCTACCGTTTGGTCCAACATCAGCTCCTCGAGTTTTTACCAAAGTAGTACCGGTAGTAGCTGCACATTTACGAGCACAAGGCATCAGACTAGTAGTATACCTGGACGACTGGTTTCTAGTAAATCAATCATCTCTCATGTTAGTCCAGGATCGAGAGATAGTGTTGAATCTTCTGGTAAAGTTGGGTTTCATAATCAATCTAAAAAAATCCTCTTTAACTCcaacacagaaaataacatatatagGTGCATTATTCCTTCTGGATTGAGGAATGGTAATGCCAACACAAGAAAGAGTGTTGAAATTACTAAAAACAGTCAAAGTaatgaacttttaaaaacatgCAACAGCCAGAGATTTTTTACATCTACTTGGAATTATGGCTTCTTGCATAGAGATGATTTCCTATGCAAGACTTCATATGAGAccaattcaaatttatttgctGAGTCATTGGCGCCCCACTTCTCAAAATCTGGAACTGAATGTTCCAATTACACAATATCTAAAATCTCATCTGATTTGGTGGTCAGATACAGCCAACATTACAAAGGGCAGATCTTTACAACACTGGGAAACTCATGTGACCATAACAACAGATCTAGATGCTTCTACATCGAACGGTTGGGGTGGTCACATGGATTCCCAGATAGTCCAAGGGACCTGGTCAGATATACAGAAAACTCAACATATCAATTGTCTAGAGTTAGAAGCTGTACTGaaaacaatacaacattttCTTCCTCAGTTGAAAGGGAAAAATGTACTTCTGCGATGCGACAACTCGACTGTTGTACAATACATAAACAAAGAGGGGGGCACCAAATCAATTCAGCTTTGTCAAAAAACTTGGGATTTGTTGAAACTCCTAATAGAACACAAAATTCAGATAAAAGCAGCACATATAGCAGGCAATGCGAATGTGTTAGCAGATCTTCTATCACGGACAAAAATAAGACACACAGAGTGGTCTCTTCAGGAGACTGTAGCTCAACAAATTTTTGTCAGGTTAGGCAGACCAATGATAGATTTGTCTGCGTCAGCGGAAAATCGCaaagtgaaaatattttgttcatggTTTCCACACCCGGAAGCATATGCAATAGATGCTCTGTCCATACCGTGGGACAATGTGATCGGGTATGCATTTCCTCCAATCTGTCTAGTACCGAAAGTGCTTCAACACATGAAACGGTACAATTGCCCGCTAATTCTAGTAGCTCCTCATTGGCCGAGGAGACACTGGTACCCAGAACTGCTAAAAATGATATCAGATTATCCCATAAAAATACCAGTTCAAAAAAATCTACTACATCAACCAAGAACAAAAATATACCATCCAAGCCCAGAAATATTCAGTCTGGTTGCATGGCCTTTATCAacagaattttcaaaaaaagaggCTTTTCTAAAGAAACTAGACAACTCATGTCAGCTTCTTGGAGAACAGGAACTCAAGAAGACTATTCTAGTAAGTTCAAAAAATTCTGTGGCTGGTGTAGTGAAAGGGAAATTGATCCCTATTCTGCCTCTTTAAGAGAAACTGCAGATTTTCTTACAAGTCTGTATACCAGTGGTCTCCAGTATAGTACGATTGGGGGCTACAGATCTATGCTATCAAGTGTTTTACCACCAGTCGAAAAAATACCAGTAGGTCAACACCCATACATTATTCGCTTATTGAAGGGTGTTTTCAATTCAAGGCCTCCCAGGGTCAAACTACTTCCTGAATtgaatttagataaaatacTTGAGATGTTAAAGAAAAAGCCTTTTGAACCAATGAAAAAGGCTGAACTTAAGTTTATCACATggaaaactgtatttttaaTTGCTATCACTACTTTCTGGCGTTGCAGTGATATACAAGCCTTACGTTTGGGAGATGGAAATATATCTGTACATAGCAGAGGAGTTTATTTTATTAGAGAAGGATTGTCAAAACAAGACCGTCCTGGACATTTTGGTGCTAAGATTTTTGTATCTGCCTTTGAGGCAGAAAAGCTTCTTGACCCTAAAAGGGCATTAACTTACTATTTAAAGAGCACTGACAATTTTCGTGGTGAAAACAGACAAGATAGTAAATTGTTTTTAGCAATTAGTAATCCACATAATAAGCCAATTTCAAGTCaaacaatttcatcatggatTGTAAGTACCATTCAGATGGCATATAACGACAAAAAGAAATCTGTTAAAGCTCATTCGACAAGAGCTATTGGTCCTTCTTGGGCTCTTTATAAAGGTGCATCAATGAAGAACATCATGGAAGCTGCTGATTGGAGCAGGGAATCCACATTCACCAAATTTTACTAA